A genomic window from Nocardioides rotundus includes:
- a CDS encoding glycosyltransferase, whose amino-acid sequence MTRSAPPRVLAVVVTFNRLELLRRLVARLRETPGLAGVLVVDNASTDGTGDWLRGQEDLRSILLETNTGGAGGFHRGLLAAVEAGADLVWLMDDDGLPEPDCLATLLEHDGALDFWGPVVVDELDPDRLVFPIRPPGRSKALTTLAQVRAAADRDGLVRDVVIPFNGVLVTRELVTRIGSVREEFFIWGDDHEYRLRAMRAGARTATVADAVLRHPTVGELGTPMAFGRTTYNHSPSDLKHYSMARNNLLNLKEYAGPLHAAAFVAKTLWFYTFTRPSPARLRLSLQAMRDGLRGDFTGHRRFLP is encoded by the coding sequence GTGACCCGATCCGCCCCACCGCGCGTGCTCGCGGTGGTGGTCACCTTCAACCGCCTCGAGCTGCTCCGGCGACTGGTCGCGCGGCTGCGCGAGACCCCCGGCCTGGCCGGCGTCCTGGTGGTCGACAACGCCTCCACCGACGGCACCGGCGACTGGCTGCGCGGGCAGGAGGATCTGCGGTCGATCCTGCTGGAGACCAACACCGGCGGCGCCGGTGGGTTCCACCGAGGCCTGCTCGCGGCGGTCGAGGCGGGCGCCGACCTGGTGTGGCTGATGGACGACGACGGCCTGCCCGAGCCGGACTGCCTGGCGACCCTGCTCGAGCACGACGGCGCCCTGGACTTCTGGGGCCCGGTCGTGGTCGACGAGCTTGATCCGGACCGGCTGGTCTTCCCGATCCGCCCGCCCGGTCGCTCGAAGGCGCTCACCACGCTGGCGCAGGTGCGGGCCGCCGCTGACCGCGACGGACTGGTGCGCGACGTGGTGATCCCCTTCAACGGGGTGCTGGTCACCCGCGAGCTGGTGACGCGGATCGGCTCGGTCCGCGAGGAGTTCTTCATCTGGGGCGACGACCACGAGTACCGGCTCCGGGCGATGCGCGCCGGGGCCCGGACCGCCACGGTGGCCGACGCCGTGCTGCGCCATCCCACGGTGGGGGAGCTCGGCACCCCGATGGCGTTCGGCAGGACGACGTACAACCACAGCCCCAGCGACCTGAAGCACTACAGCATGGCGCGCAACAACCTGCTCAACCTCAAGGAGTACGCCGGCCCCCTGCACGCGGCCGCGTTCGTCGCGAAGACGCTGTGGTTCTACACCTTCACCCGGCCCAGCCCGGCCCGCCTGCGGCTCTCGCTGCAGGCGATGCGCGACGGGCTGCGCGGCGACTTCACCGGTCACCGGAGGTTCCTGCCGTGA
- a CDS encoding LCP family protein translates to MTLLAPGSAQVVAGNRRVGMMALRIAGAVVLLVAVAALVGLLWRPFAFWAAFNPTLLGVLRWTLIGLAVGWAFLFMDAWRLGQPLSLQQNQRLAVVGINGVLCLSVAGALIFGAHVVGVQRDFTIAMSSDGAASAAEDGRYNVLLVGGDAGKGRWGLRTDSMTVASIDEETGRTVLISLPRNMTNFPFAEGSVMDKAWPQGYNCGYPDCELNSVNTWVGENRELFKGVEDPGMNATISAVEGITGLKINYWAMVNLEGFKGLVDAVGGVRLNVRQPIPVGLPNEKTFHYIDPGTRTLNGHDTLWFARAREGSDDYSRMARQKCVMNAMLHQVSPKTMLTNFTEIASASSDMVSTNVPSSEFGRFIDLALKARGQKVSTVSLVPPAVDTSDPDIDKIQEMIQKGIDQAEGTAKAAPKKKKPAGQSGMTGGSLGSLSEGYVANQADDLGAAC, encoded by the coding sequence ATGACCCTCCTGGCCCCCGGGTCGGCGCAGGTCGTGGCCGGCAACCGCCGCGTCGGGATGATGGCGCTCCGGATCGCCGGGGCCGTCGTCCTCCTGGTCGCCGTCGCCGCCCTGGTCGGCCTGCTGTGGCGCCCGTTCGCCTTCTGGGCGGCCTTCAACCCCACGTTGCTCGGTGTCCTCCGGTGGACCCTGATCGGCCTCGCCGTCGGCTGGGCGTTCCTCTTCATGGACGCCTGGCGGCTCGGGCAGCCGCTGAGCCTCCAGCAGAACCAGCGGCTGGCGGTCGTGGGCATCAACGGGGTGCTGTGCCTCTCGGTGGCCGGTGCCCTGATCTTCGGCGCCCACGTGGTGGGCGTCCAGCGCGACTTCACCATCGCGATGTCCTCCGACGGCGCCGCCTCCGCCGCGGAGGACGGGCGATACAACGTGCTGTTGGTCGGCGGTGACGCCGGCAAGGGTCGGTGGGGCCTGCGCACGGACTCCATGACGGTGGCCAGCATCGACGAGGAGACCGGCCGCACGGTGCTGATCAGCCTGCCGCGCAACATGACGAACTTCCCCTTCGCCGAGGGGTCGGTCATGGACAAGGCCTGGCCGCAGGGCTACAACTGCGGCTACCCCGACTGCGAGCTGAACAGCGTGAACACCTGGGTCGGGGAGAACCGCGAGCTGTTCAAGGGCGTCGAGGACCCCGGCATGAACGCGACCATCTCCGCGGTCGAGGGGATCACGGGGCTGAAGATCAACTACTGGGCGATGGTCAACCTCGAGGGCTTCAAGGGCCTGGTGGACGCCGTGGGCGGGGTGAGGCTCAACGTGCGCCAGCCGATCCCCGTCGGGCTGCCCAACGAGAAGACCTTCCACTACATCGACCCCGGCACCCGGACCCTCAACGGCCACGACACGCTGTGGTTCGCGCGGGCTCGGGAGGGCTCGGACGACTATTCGCGGATGGCCCGGCAGAAGTGCGTGATGAACGCGATGCTCCACCAGGTCAGCCCGAAGACGATGCTCACCAACTTCACCGAGATCGCCTCGGCCAGCTCCGACATGGTCTCCACCAACGTCCCCTCCAGCGAGTTCGGCCGGTTCATCGACCTGGCGCTCAAGGCGCGGGGACAGAAGGTCAGCACGGTCTCGCTGGTGCCGCCTGCCGTGGACACCTCCGACCCGGACATCGACAAGATCCAGGAGATGATCCAGAAGGGGATCGACCAGGCCGAGGGCACGGCCAAGGCCGCACCCAAGAAGAAGAAGCCGGCCGGGCAGTCCGGGATGACCGGCGGGTCGCTGGGCTCGCTGTCGGAGGGGTACGTCGCCAACCAGGCCGACGACCTCGGCGCCGCCTGCTGA